The proteins below are encoded in one region of Bombus terrestris chromosome 7, iyBomTerr1.2, whole genome shotgun sequence:
- the LOC100648053 gene encoding piggyBac transposable element-derived protein 4, whose protein sequence is MQEIETSSDVSVELEFSPDIKPYCEVKITSSDRLLCFTSSETNHDASSSKSYSIFSNESDSNKGDINDNINSQDQVWINPIGNQPDIKPFVGIPGLKSFKCNPNKEEYFYLLLVTETIFQEIAHQTNLYAAQVLSQKRSSRLNQWIPTTKNEIKRLFGLLIWMDLVKLPQLHLYWSKDSIFTQSFPQSIMSQSRFELLLQMLHFTNNENANLLNDRLYKISPIIDTLNRNFTKYYDPPETLYIDEFVIPFHSRIKQLIKQRKYRYGIKIFKLCFNPGYTYNFQIYCSKKSEQETANPTNAVISLCQNIFYKGHTVCTNRWYTSIDLAQELITKTTHLVGMVQRNCRGISKEVVTKKLRRGEIFAKENSIGITLIKWRDKRDVLLLSTKHSVETVTLKRRRSNYIKPKILFDYNEGKPPSDISDQMTICCISSHKNVKWYKKLAFELLLNTAVINAWVMHNSVKNNPISLIEFKKRLVIYLSHCQDERFQNLSREIVTIKKRHEIKKREGKLVSVRKRCISCYKENVKTFGTELARNKTKRVATFCADCPNEPHLCLTCFNKEHRNIPF, encoded by the coding sequence ATGCAAGAAATAGAGACTTCCAGTGATGTATCTGTTGAACTAGAATTTTCACCTGACATAAAACCATACTGTGAAGTAAAAATTACATCTTCTGACAGATTATTATGCTTCACGTCAAGTGAAACCAATCATGATGCCTCAAGTTCTAAGTCTTATTCAATTTTTTCCAATGAAAGTGACAGCAATAAAGgcgatattaatgataatatCAATTCACAAGATCAAGTATGGATAAATCCAATTGGAAATCAACCTGATATCAAGCCCTTTGTGGGTATACCTGgattaaaatcatttaaatgcaatccaaacaaagaagaatatttttactTATTGCTAGTTACTGAAACAATATTTCAAGAAATAGCACACCAAACTAATCTATATGCAGCACAAGTATTATCACAGAAACGGTCAAGTCGTTTGAACCAATGGATTCCTACTaccaaaaatgaaataaagagaCTGTTTGGTCTTCTGATCTGGATGGATTTAGTAAAACTACCTCAGTTACACTTATACTGGTCCAAGGATTCTATATTTACACAAAGTTTCCCACAATCTATAATGTCACAAAGTCGCTTTGAATTACTTTTACAAATGTTGCATTTTACAAATaatgaaaatgcaaatttattAAATGATCGACTTTATAAAATCAGTCCAATTATTGAtacattaaatagaaatttcacgaAATACTATGATCCACCTGAAACTCTTTATATTGATGAATTTGTAATACCATTTCATAGTCGTATTaaacaattgataaaacaaagaaaatatagATATGGTAtcaagatatttaaattatgtttCAATCCAGGATACACTTATAACTTTCAAATATATTGCAGCAAAAAGTCAGAGCAAGAAACAGCGAATCCTACAAATGCTGTTATTTCACTttgtcaaaatatattttataagggACATACTGTATGTACTAATCGTTGGTACACAAGTATAGACTTGGCTCAAGAATTAATTACTAAAACTACACATTTAGTAGGAATGGTCCAAAGAAATTGTCGTGGAATTTCTAAAGAAGTTGTCACAAAGAAATTAAGAAGAggagaaatatttgcaaaagaaAACAGTATTGGTATAACGTTGATAAAATGGAGAGATAAACGTGATGTTTTGTTATTGTCTACTAAACATTCTGTAGAAACAGTTACTCTTAAAAGAAGAAGATCTAATTATATTAAACCTAAAATTTTGTTCGATTATAATGAAGGCAAACCTCCAAGTGATATTTCTGACCAAATGACAATATGTTGCATTTCATCACACAAGAATGTAAAATGGTATAAAAAATTAGCATTTgaacttttattaaatacagCTGTTATAAATGCTTGGGTAATGCATAACAGTGTAAAAAATAATCCTATTTCATTAATAGAGTTCAAAAAACGATTAGTCATTTATCTATCACATTGTCAGGATGAGaggtttcaaaatttatctcGTGAAATTGTAACCATTAAGAAACgtcatgaaattaaaaagagagagggTAAATTGGTATCAGTAAGAAAACGTTGCATTTCTTGCTATAAAGAAAACGTTAAAACCTTTGGTACCGAACTAGCACGAAATAAGACAAAACGAGTAGCAACATTTTGTGCTGATTGCCCTA